The following are from one region of the Cloacibacterium sp. TD35 genome:
- a CDS encoding GNAT family N-acetyltransferase — translation MKIDILKTESHHKDFQKLVYELDLYLAEIDGEDHSFYAQYNKLDAIKNCIIIYIDKEPIACGAYKKYDDQTIEVKRMFTKEKYRGKGYAKMVLLLLEKWAKEEGYNFSVLETGVQQVSAVHLYEKSGYSRIPNYEPYENVEDSICFLKQLVY, via the coding sequence ATGAAAATAGACATCCTAAAAACCGAATCCCATCACAAAGATTTCCAAAAATTAGTCTACGAATTAGATCTTTATCTTGCAGAAATAGACGGAGAAGACCATTCTTTTTATGCTCAATATAATAAGCTAGACGCTATAAAAAACTGTATTATTATTTATATAGACAAAGAACCCATTGCTTGTGGTGCTTATAAAAAATATGATGACCAAACCATCGAAGTTAAAAGAATGTTTACCAAAGAAAAATATAGAGGAAAAGGCTATGCTAAAATGGTTCTATTGCTTCTAGAAAAATGGGCAAAAGAAGAAGGTTACAATTTTTCTGTTTTAGAAACTGGAGTTCAGCAAGTTTCGGCGGTTCATCTTTATGAAAAGTCCGGCTATTCTCGTATTCCAAATTATGAACCTTATGAAAATGTAGAAGACAGTATTTGTTTCTTAAAACAGTTAGTGTACTGA
- a CDS encoding glutamine synthetase III family protein, with protein sequence MSTLRFKALETLPFKNFRKDNHVEIPSKLSELYCENVFSEETMREYLTKEAFQSILDAIRKGTKIQRHIADQVAVAMKDWALSKGVTHYTHWFQPLTGATAEKHDSFFTPIEGGRAIERFSGGMLIQQEPDASSFPNGGIRNTFEARGYTAWDPTSPAFIMGTTLCIPSIFISYTGETLDYKAPLLRALHAVDEAATEVMQYFDKNVTKVIPTLGWEQEYFLVDSALYQSRPDLVLTGKTLLGHSPAKGQQLDDHYFGSIPTRVMNFMKELEIECMKLGIPVTTRHNEVAPNQFELAPMYEEANVAVDHNSLLMDVMARVAHKHHFHILFHEKPFAGVNGSGKHNNWSLSTDTGENLLSPGKNPKKNLQFLTFFVNTIKAVHEYADLLRASIASASNDHRLGANEAPPAIISVFIGSQLYSVLSELEKVTNGKLSPEEKTELKLNVVGKIPEILLDNTDRNRTSPFAFTGNKFEIRAVGSSANCAESMTVMNTIAAKQLKEFKKEVDALIEKGLKKDEAIFNVLREYIKQSKNIMFEGDGYSDDWAKEAKKRGLSNLKTTPEALEREMDKKFVKLYEEMGVFSHVEVEARNEIKLEKYSTVIDIEARVLADIARNHIIPAALNYQNRLIDNVKGLKEIFGEKEFKALAKEQMSLITQISDNVSVIKLGVEELLKAKDKAKSISSSQKQAEAYCNEVKPLFDKIREASDALEMMVDDELWPLTKYRELLFTR encoded by the coding sequence ATGTCAACATTAAGATTTAAAGCGTTAGAAACGCTTCCTTTTAAAAACTTTAGAAAAGATAATCACGTAGAAATACCTTCGAAATTATCAGAATTGTATTGCGAAAATGTTTTCTCAGAAGAAACAATGAGAGAATATTTAACCAAAGAAGCATTTCAGTCTATATTAGATGCTATAAGAAAAGGAACAAAAATCCAAAGACATATTGCAGATCAAGTTGCTGTAGCAATGAAAGATTGGGCTTTGTCTAAAGGAGTGACTCACTACACTCACTGGTTTCAGCCATTAACAGGTGCTACCGCAGAAAAGCATGATTCATTTTTTACTCCAATAGAAGGAGGAAGAGCAATCGAAAGATTTAGCGGAGGAATGCTTATTCAGCAAGAGCCAGACGCTTCTTCTTTCCCGAATGGAGGAATTAGAAATACTTTCGAGGCGAGAGGTTATACCGCTTGGGATCCTACTTCTCCAGCTTTTATTATGGGAACTACACTTTGTATTCCTTCCATTTTTATTTCTTATACTGGTGAAACATTAGATTACAAAGCACCATTATTAAGAGCTTTACATGCAGTAGACGAAGCCGCAACAGAAGTAATGCAATATTTTGACAAAAATGTAACGAAGGTGATCCCTACTTTAGGCTGGGAACAGGAATACTTTTTAGTAGACTCTGCATTATACCAATCAAGACCAGACTTAGTATTAACAGGTAAAACATTATTGGGACATTCTCCTGCAAAAGGTCAACAGTTAGATGATCATTATTTCGGTTCTATTCCTACTAGAGTAATGAATTTTATGAAGGAGCTAGAAATAGAATGTATGAAATTAGGAATTCCTGTTACTACAAGACATAATGAGGTGGCTCCAAATCAATTTGAGTTGGCTCCAATGTATGAAGAAGCAAACGTAGCAGTAGACCATAATTCATTATTAATGGATGTAATGGCTAGAGTAGCTCATAAACACCATTTTCATATTTTATTCCACGAAAAGCCATTTGCTGGAGTAAACGGAAGTGGGAAACACAATAACTGGTCACTCTCTACAGATACTGGCGAAAATTTATTGAGCCCAGGGAAAAACCCTAAGAAAAACTTACAGTTTTTGACCTTCTTCGTAAATACTATTAAGGCGGTTCATGAATATGCAGATTTATTAAGAGCAAGCATTGCTTCTGCAAGTAATGACCACAGATTAGGAGCAAACGAAGCACCACCAGCAATTATCTCTGTATTCATTGGTTCACAATTATACAGTGTGCTTTCTGAATTAGAAAAAGTGACTAATGGTAAACTTTCTCCAGAAGAAAAGACCGAATTAAAACTAAATGTAGTAGGTAAAATTCCAGAAATTTTATTAGACAATACAGATAGAAACAGAACTTCGCCTTTCGCATTTACAGGAAATAAATTTGAAATTAGAGCAGTAGGTTCTTCTGCAAACTGCGCAGAATCTATGACAGTTATGAACACCATCGCTGCAAAACAATTAAAAGAGTTCAAAAAAGAAGTAGATGCTTTAATTGAAAAAGGGCTTAAAAAAGATGAAGCTATTTTCAATGTGTTAAGAGAATACATCAAACAATCGAAAAACATCATGTTCGAAGGTGATGGATATTCTGATGACTGGGCGAAAGAAGCTAAGAAAAGAGGTTTATCCAACCTTAAAACAACTCCAGAAGCTTTAGAAAGAGAAATGGACAAAAAATTCGTGAAACTTTACGAAGAAATGGGCGTTTTCTCTCATGTAGAAGTAGAAGCAAGAAACGAAATTAAGTTAGAAAAATATTCTACGGTAATTGATATTGAAGCTAGAGTTTTGGCAGACATCGCTAGAAATCACATCATCCCAGCTGCATTAAACTATCAGAACAGATTGATAGACAATGTAAAAGGGTTAAAAGAAATCTTCGGAGAAAAAGAATTCAAGGCTTTAGCAAAAGAACAAATGAGTTTAATTACACAGATTTCAGATAATGTTTCAGTAATTAAATTGGGAGTAGAAGAATTGTTAAAAGCAAAAGATAAAGCAAAATCAATTTCTAGCTCACAGAAACAGGCAGAAGCCTATTGTAACGAAGTGAAGCCATTGTTTGATAAAATTAGGGAAGCATCAGACGCATTAGAAATGATGGTAGATGATGAGCTTTGGCCACTCACAAAATACAGAGAATTATTATTCACTAGATAA
- a CDS encoding C40 family peptidase, whose protein sequence is MKKRVLLSLVAIISIFSLQSCVTNYVVSTPTKYKSSTKLDKINTRNLNSASKSSYDSYNATFEMAKKSEMAALITGAISHAKAIDDILSEANTYLGTPYRFGGSTRSGIDCSAFVLNVYEETTGLELPRVAAEQAELGERVERQQLQKGDLVFFAHNRRISHVGIVQEVTPEGEIKFIHAATSKGVMVSSLNDSYWGPKYRFAKRILKEDQNIATAEATN, encoded by the coding sequence ATGAAGAAAAGAGTTTTGCTAAGTTTGGTTGCAATTATTTCCATCTTCTCGTTGCAATCTTGTGTAACAAACTACGTTGTTTCTACACCTACAAAATACAAATCTAGTACCAAACTAGATAAAATTAATACTAGAAATCTAAATTCTGCAAGCAAAAGTTCGTATGATAGCTATAATGCAACTTTTGAAATGGCAAAAAAATCAGAAATGGCTGCTTTGATTACAGGAGCGATTTCTCATGCTAAGGCAATAGATGATATTCTAAGTGAAGCAAACACTTATTTAGGAACACCATATAGATTTGGTGGGTCTACCAGAAGTGGAATAGATTGTTCTGCTTTTGTTTTAAATGTTTACGAAGAAACTACAGGTTTAGAATTACCGAGAGTTGCTGCAGAACAAGCTGAGTTAGGAGAAAGAGTAGAGAGACAGCAATTGCAAAAAGGAGATTTAGTTTTCTTTGCACACAACAGAAGAATCTCTCACGTTGGAATAGTACAAGAAGTTACACCAGAAGGAGAAATTAAATTTATTCACGCAGCTACATCTAAAGGCGTTATGGTTTCTTCACTTAACGATTCTTATTGGGGACCAAAATATAGATTTGCTAAAAGAATTCTAAAAGAAGATCAAAATATTGCTACAGCAGAAGCAACGAATTAA
- a CDS encoding peptidoglycan D,D-transpeptidase FtsI family protein: MKTAYYKITLFLFLIAAIFVARLVYLQLLTDRYALNAANTSIKIDYVIPQRGIIFDRNGKILVGNQPSYEISFTQSQMTPDFDTLDFCNLLKISKKDFIKKIESIKKEKYYSKLTPMTFKSDMSREEIARIQEIIFKYPAFNIVERPQRKYEVSTSGNLLGYTNQVNENYIKKDSLYYLPGDIAGITGIERAYEKQLRGEKGMRYIQKDIKLRNVGPYKNGELDKEVVSGKDLTLTIDYDLQKIAEEMLVNKHGAIVALDPNNGEILALATGPDIDPNLFTGPNKKRNIYRLANDTIYDNKPTYDRSVQAAYPPGSPFKLLTALAGYQMKVISDSTKFTCRHGYRMGRHTIGCHCGTFWPIGMEKAIEKSCNNYFSSVYYKITEKYGPKGRNRAIDEWKEIMNSFGLGEFMNNDLAVGARGKIPSGEFYTKRLGEKWHPYQSAIFNGMGQGDVLLTPLQMANFTAAIVNRGWYFTPHIVKSIDGKPNPDERFNKKHVTKVEPRYFDVVLKGMKDVFIGGTARGLASKEFTQLGKTGTAQVPGGKDNSIFVMAAPADKPKIVVVAVIEHAGFGATWAGPASTIIAEKYLLGDIKRPHLYDRMIKSSFMGEYKRMYINHLTKKGWYTAPKPDPIQLKKLEDSLRLLNEKKAAQNPQKLKDTTKNNKT, encoded by the coding sequence TTGAAAACAGCCTATTATAAAATTACCTTATTTCTCTTTCTCATTGCCGCAATTTTTGTGGCAAGATTGGTCTATTTACAGTTGCTTACAGATAGATATGCGCTCAATGCCGCCAATACTTCTATCAAAATAGACTATGTCATTCCTCAACGCGGAATTATCTTTGACCGAAACGGAAAAATTTTAGTAGGTAACCAACCTTCTTATGAAATTTCTTTTACCCAAAGTCAAATGACTCCAGATTTTGATACCCTAGATTTTTGTAACTTATTGAAAATAAGCAAAAAAGATTTCATCAAAAAAATAGAGTCTATTAAAAAAGAAAAATATTACTCTAAACTCACTCCTATGACTTTCAAAAGTGATATGAGTAGAGAAGAAATCGCTAGAATTCAAGAAATTATATTCAAATATCCCGCTTTTAACATTGTAGAAAGACCTCAGCGTAAATATGAAGTTTCTACCTCTGGGAATTTACTTGGTTACACCAATCAGGTCAACGAAAATTACATCAAAAAAGATTCTCTTTATTATTTGCCTGGTGATATTGCTGGGATTACAGGAATAGAACGTGCTTACGAAAAACAGTTACGCGGTGAAAAAGGAATGCGCTACATTCAGAAAGACATTAAACTGAGAAATGTAGGCCCTTATAAAAACGGCGAACTAGACAAAGAGGTGGTTTCTGGTAAAGATTTAACCCTTACCATAGACTATGATTTGCAAAAAATTGCCGAAGAAATGCTCGTAAATAAGCATGGCGCAATTGTAGCACTTGACCCCAATAATGGAGAAATTTTAGCTCTCGCAACTGGTCCAGACATAGACCCAAATCTTTTTACAGGTCCTAACAAAAAAAGAAATATTTATAGATTGGCAAATGACACCATCTATGATAATAAACCTACTTATGACCGTTCAGTTCAGGCAGCTTATCCTCCAGGTTCGCCTTTTAAACTGTTGACCGCATTAGCTGGTTATCAAATGAAAGTCATCAGTGATTCTACCAAATTTACTTGTAGACACGGTTATAGAATGGGAAGACATACAATCGGTTGTCACTGTGGAACTTTTTGGCCTATTGGAATGGAAAAAGCCATAGAAAAATCTTGTAACAACTATTTTTCTAGTGTTTATTATAAAATCACCGAAAAATACGGTCCAAAAGGAAGAAACAGAGCTATAGATGAATGGAAAGAAATCATGAACAGCTTCGGTTTAGGAGAGTTTATGAATAACGACTTAGCAGTTGGGGCAAGAGGGAAAATTCCTTCTGGAGAATTTTACACAAAAAGATTAGGGGAAAAATGGCATCCATATCAATCTGCTATTTTTAATGGAATGGGACAAGGAGACGTTTTACTTACTCCGCTTCAAATGGCCAATTTTACTGCAGCTATTGTAAATAGAGGTTGGTATTTCACCCCACACATTGTAAAATCTATTGACGGAAAACCCAATCCCGACGAAAGATTCAATAAAAAACATGTTACCAAGGTAGAGCCCAGATATTTTGATGTTGTTCTAAAAGGAATGAAAGACGTTTTCATCGGCGGAACTGCAAGAGGCCTTGCTTCTAAAGAATTCACACAACTAGGAAAAACAGGAACAGCGCAGGTTCCAGGCGGAAAAGATAATTCTATTTTTGTAATGGCAGCACCTGCGGACAAACCTAAAATTGTAGTCGTTGCGGTAATAGAACACGCTGGCTTTGGGGCAACTTGGGCGGGACCCGCTTCTACTATTATTGCAGAAAAATATTTATTGGGAGATATTAAGAGGCCTCATCTTTATGATAGAATGATAAAATCTAGTTTCATGGGAGAGTACAAGCGAATGTATATCAATCATCTTACGAAAAAAGGTTGGTATACTGCGCCAAAACCAGACCCCATTCAATTGAAAAAACTAGAAGACAGCCTTCGATTACTCAATGAAAAAAAGGCAGCACAAAACCCTCAAAAATTAAAAGATACCACTAAAAATAATAAAACGTAA
- the rodA gene encoding rod shape-determining protein RodA, with translation MKWAEGIDKLGIFLYLAISLFAIANIYSVDEGLGTKQFIFFGISLMVGLLIFTMRTKFFENFAGIFFILGVLSLAGLHVFGTEILGQKNWYKFGGFTMQPVEFAKIGTALMLANYVSGPDFNLKMRKSQLTVLAIVGLPALVVLSIPDVGSLLVFTAFAIALYREGLNGWLFIVGFVLAAVFLLSIAFNPLYITGALVVLVLIFILFNYQKIHWSIPTIITIVGSLGILAGISFGTPKIMEKLPKHQRERIEVLYKGEKAFRDTSGYNLLYSKTAIGSGGFWGKGYKQGSVTQGKFVPEQETDYIFCTVGEEWGFFGSFLLVLFYAIYIGRIFYLAETQKNTFNRVFGYCFAGILLMHFSINLGMVMGLFPTVGIPLPYFSYGGSSFLAFSIMTAIFFKLNYADKNSLV, from the coding sequence ATGAAATGGGCAGAAGGAATTGATAAACTTGGCATTTTTCTATACTTAGCTATTTCACTTTTTGCAATAGCAAATATTTATAGTGTAGATGAAGGATTAGGAACCAAACAATTTATATTTTTTGGGATTTCGCTCATGGTAGGACTTCTAATTTTCACTATGAGAACAAAGTTTTTTGAAAACTTTGCAGGCATCTTTTTCATATTGGGAGTGCTTTCATTAGCAGGATTACATGTTTTTGGAACTGAAATTTTGGGTCAAAAAAACTGGTACAAGTTTGGTGGTTTTACTATGCAACCCGTAGAATTTGCAAAAATCGGAACAGCACTTATGCTCGCCAATTACGTTTCTGGACCAGATTTTAACCTGAAAATGAGAAAATCACAATTGACGGTTTTAGCGATTGTAGGTTTACCTGCATTAGTTGTTTTATCTATTCCAGATGTAGGTTCATTATTGGTTTTTACAGCATTTGCGATTGCTTTATACAGAGAAGGATTAAATGGTTGGTTATTTATAGTAGGATTTGTTTTAGCAGCTGTTTTTCTTTTGTCAATCGCTTTTAACCCTCTATACATTACTGGAGCTTTAGTAGTTTTAGTACTAATTTTCATCCTGTTTAATTATCAAAAAATTCATTGGAGTATTCCTACTATTATCACCATAGTAGGAAGTTTGGGGATTTTAGCAGGAATAAGTTTTGGGACACCAAAAATTATGGAAAAGCTGCCAAAACACCAGCGCGAAAGAATAGAAGTTCTATACAAAGGCGAAAAAGCCTTCAGGGATACTTCTGGTTACAATTTACTGTATTCTAAAACAGCTATTGGCTCTGGCGGATTTTGGGGAAAAGGCTATAAACAAGGTTCTGTAACTCAGGGAAAATTCGTTCCTGAACAAGAGACAGATTACATATTCTGTACCGTAGGAGAAGAATGGGGCTTTTTCGGGAGTTTTCTTTTGGTGTTATTTTATGCTATTTATATTGGTAGAATATTTTATTTAGCCGAAACCCAAAAAAATACATTTAATAGAGTTTTCGGTTATTGTTTTGCTGGGATATTGTTAATGCACTTTTCCATCAATTTAGGAATGGTAATGGGATTATTTCCTACAGTGGGTATTCCACTGCCGTATTTCAGTTACGGAGGGAGTTCATTTTTAGCTTTCTCTATTATGACTGCTATTTTCTTTAAATTAAATTACGCAGATAAGAATTCACTCGTATAA